atcaactaagtctcaagacacaagccaagttcgagaggtaaggacctctcgatatacctatcgagttcgagacgtaaagaatattcgagagatagacctctcgatacatgggattgaaacatcaagtggtcgagacatcttttatggtctcgataaaccggcacttctccaagaggctgaatgtcagtcaacatgtgcagataaaatactctaagtttggagaagaagaatatcatggagataaaatattgaagaggtgctgagcgggaggtttcaaaatggacggaagtggatgacacgtcagatttccaccacaaacggtcaaaaggtgcaccaatgctgaagtggtctgattccctacaaacaaggaataatgggaatataaaaaaagagtaacttttaccaaaagacgaaagtggagcatggactcaagaaaagtgaactatggaacattcactacaagacaaagaggttcaagttacaagatcaccaatccatgaaatatgctgaaaatatgcaagacccatgatcagcatgggagacaaatttcaaacggaatagttttccctccaacggaactattcttctactctcatatataaggacgtaaagacacagaagaaaagaaGTTCCTAGTGAAaaaggttaacaagaggtgtctgataaaaacgttccagtgcaaagtgcttaacttggaatatcatcctgatattcaatacagcgagagaacacatcttagtgttcgaagagagttacaaagctaaactgtcatacatccagaaggtgaccaaagctgctctacatcaaagttgattcaacgatagcttgtggtcagattggagattgttacattcaactgtgactatcaacaacgtcttgctttggattaagcaagggaggtggagtatcctggctgctgtccgagcgaaagaaacctgaggcttgacgcgggcttggtgatcaaaggtcaagtgctcgagaggtggagtaactggaagcggggcgaaaaacctgaggcttgaggcgggcttggtgatcaaagctcaagcgctcgttattgtactaaaaagggaagtttttagtgcaatccttccagggagtttctggaagaagagtggaagtaggcgggttggccgaaccacttaaaaatctctcttgcatttacttactgttttacctctcgctaacttctcgattgcactgcatataatcacacctctcgaactaacccaaactcgtgctaactaaaaggggataacatttccgctgcgcatagaactttgtcttcacctcgtgaggcattgaacctaaacatcctaagttcaatacacacgagaggtcgaaaagatttgcaaaatcttatacaagtctattcaccccccccctctagacttgtaccccatccccttgggaccaacagacaTGCGTCCACTCAGGCGCAGTCTTCCATAATGGATGTGGCGGGGATACGGGGGAAGTATTCCCGCTACTGGCATTCCCCTGCATAGAAGTTGGACTACCACCCAGTGGTAGCTCTCTTAGGAGAGGGCGGACTCCCAGCTGTGGCATTGTCAATTCTTCGAACCACTCTTCGAGCCATGTCAAGAGGTTCGAGCAGTTGGACCCCCGAGCTTTTAACGCGGTTCCTGGTCAGCGGACCTTGCGCTTTCTGAGTGGCACCGGAGCCGGCTAGAGGCTTAGACTTGGAATGGGTAGCCTGGGCATAAGTCTTCCTGAACATGGGGTTGTTCGATGCCATTAAATGCGTTGGTAGAGGTAGTTTAGTAGtagagagatgagaggcagagttgtccaactgggcgtgccaaaatatgtaaacgcgaaaaacttgaattgtatatttcaaaattcaaagtatatcggtTACAATGAAGTAGTGTGTATCAAACGATAAagggtacaatctctgtatagaAATCCTCTAATTCTCTACTAGTAGTATGCCGACTTGAAGTGTGTCGAATTCGGAATATGCCGATTTGGAAGTggaccgagttcagagtatgctgaactagaAGTATGCCTTGTTGTGCCAagttcggagtatgccgaactggaggcgtgccgagttacgccgagttatgccgagttCTGGGTATGTCGAACTGGAAGTAGACCGAGTTCAAAGTATGCTGAACTAGAGGCGTGCCGAGTTATGCGAGCTATGCCGAGTTgtgccgagttatgccgagcTATGCTGGGTTCGgggtatgccgaactggaagtaggccgagttcagagtatgctgaactggaagtatgccgagttcaaagtatgttgaactggacttAGGCGGAGTTGGACGTATGCCAagttcaaagtatgttgaactggacttatgccgagttggacgtatgccgagttcaaagtatgttgaactggacttatgccgagttggacgtatgccgagttcaaagtatgttgaactggacttatgccgagttcaaagtatgttgaactggacttATGCCAAGTTGGACGTATACCAAGTTCAAAATATGTTGAACTGGACTTAGGTCGAGTTGGACGTATGTCGAGTTTGGTACTCAAACGGCGTGCTCCTCAGTGCAGATATACTGCAGGCGTGCTCCCGGTGCAAATAATTATAGGtgctcggtgcaaataaattgcaagcgagtcattcgtgcaaataaattgcaggcgtgtcctcccggtgcaaataattgcaggtgctcggtgcaaataaattacAAGCGAGTCcttcgtgcaaataaattgcatgCGTGTCctcccggtgcaaataaattgcaggcgtgctCCTCCCGGTGGGCtgcagatcttcagagcttCAAAATCTTCTAATCTTCAATGCCTTTAACCTCCAAAGTGAacccactatttatagtggtgggggtagagaaaatctaacaaaccccatcctttgaatttaatttaatattttgaattaaattcaagGAATGTACCTGGACATCATCATGTCCATgttcatgattttataattttgaaccAATTTATAATGTCCACAACttcttcaaaattatataatccaCATATATTCTTCGTGGGCCAAACCAAGTCCAAGCCCGTCAATTTGAGCAGCCCAATTGATAGTCtggtccaactcaattaaatatcTTCCTTGAATTCGGGCCAACAGCTCAGCAATAActactttaaattaattaactaggccaaccaattatttattaggccatttaatcaacccaattaaataaatatcagcctagtttaattaattaaagcaattaatttaataatgaattatcAGTCACGAcccaataatattatttaaattttcagtGCCCATTACAAAGTATTTAATGCTCATTCCGGTTCTGATtctcatgtgcaaaccaaacacaccctaaattattactccgtagtcCATGACATAATTTGCCAATTTACTGCAccttaattgataaaaattactGCAAAACCAAACACACTAGATGTTTGATGCGTATGGTGGTGTgtatgaaattatataaaagattGAGTAGAAATGTATGAACAATGGAGAGAGGATGGAAGAATCTGGCTTGAGAGCATTTTATTATTTCATAGTGTAGAGAGACTAAGAGAGAGAGTCTAGAGAAGAGAGGAAAGGGTCCCCTCACTTGTGCATGGAGTGGCCTTTATATAGGCTCAAACATTGATCATTTGACCGTGAACCCGAACACCCGACCTTGACCTGACTTAGAGCATGGAACGTACATGGAGGTCAATCTCGAAAAATATTCCCTATCattcatacacacacacacacacacaaactaTTTTAGCcttacatttgtaaaaattgaactaattaaataagattttaaaaatacggTGACACTTTCGTAATCATTGTCAGCTTCACTATGCATTTTAGAACACTATATTATACATTATGTGGCAACTAAATATGCATTCATGGATAACTTTAATCGAAAATGTTAAATCCTAAGGTAATAAAAAGTGAACCTCTAAACCAAATCCAATCAAAAAACTAAATCATAAGCTTTAAAATTCAAACTCTAAGTGCAATTCACTTTCACATTTTTGCAAgtgtaaatttttaatactaaatgtgtaaTATGTTAATAGTAAATGTTCATTTTGTAACAAGTAAATTTGAAAACCTGAAAAATTTTAAgaagtgcatattttagcatTATAGATTACATAGTAAAATtagtgataattacaaaaatgtaactgtgttttattttaaaaaaaaattgatctgaTCCGTccaaattttttaaatgtaaggccaagactaattttttttattttctcttaagAACTTGTTCTCAATTgatcaaatacatatatatatatatattagaaaaattaaatgaagaaaagaaaagggtaGTTATAGAGATAGGAGAAATTGTGAAGAGTGTAGGGCAGAGTTAGAAGAAAAAGGAATGGCGTTAGAAGTATGAACGGGCGGAGAGCTAAAAGGGGTTGGTGTGTGTACACTGTTGAACAAAGAAAACTGGATGATGATGTTTTTATGAGGCTGGGGTTTGCTTAGCTTCCCCACCGACAGTGACAATAATTTCTTCAAAATCTTTATACTGTAACTCTCCCCCCCTACCCACTCTGCCCAACCCCGGCCAACCACATGAATGGTCACAACTTGAGTGGGTGCAAAAGCAGAGAGAGACCCTTGGGGCCAGGGGATGCTGGCATGTGGATCAGTGGGGGGACACCCCCCCTTCCCCCAACCaaaccatttttaaaaaaaaaaaaaaatcttttctactatctcaaatatatataattttaaattatcgATCAACATGTATAACTCTTATACTCGGTGCTATTCTAAAGTAAATAGTGAAGGCTTATATCgagtacaaaattaatattgtcCCTACactttttaatttctaatgTGTATAAGAGATACGGTGTTAATTAGTACAGTTACATTTcctatgtatatgtgtgtgtttgtgtgtgtgtgtgaaattaattaatattcgaTCCTTACAAAATTTGATATTACAATTGCATTAGCATTTAGTTATATATTGTctttagggatgacaatttgcCCTGTGTCCAACATAAACGGGGATGAAGAAGATTTTCGAGGGACAGGGACGGGGATACTCCTTCTCGCCTCGTCCCATCCCCGAccgaatatatatacatatatacacacacacacacctagtattttaatttttgaaactatgacttaaattttaatttttttattaaaaattacaataatttaacACTTTGACTAGGAGTTGACTGGGAATAAAAATTTCCGTCCCTATCTAATTCCATgcggggacggggagtataccCTGCCCCACCACGTTGCCATCTCTAGATATTGTCTTAACAATTgggttaaaataaaaaatttagagaATCTCATTGTTTATTCACTTTTCTCTTTTTGGCAAAGAACAAGTTTTTTATAATTTAGGAATGTTGCATGTGATTGACTTTGAGCAAAATTTACaatggagtttacaaattgtttATAATGAAAGGCTCCCGGTATGTTTTTCAATCGAATAATGTTGTATACctttataaaagtataattctttaattactaCTTGATgcatcatattaatatttaaaataaaagaagtaaaataattattatataaaaactgTCTCATTATTTAGTGGTGAAAATGCAACGATAATGATAGGGTaacatttcctttttcaatttgggtAAAAAGAATTTTGTTAAAATAGTGATTAGTGAAAGCACATATAGAATGAAAGAATTATTGTacatttttctctctttataCACATTGATGGCATGACATGTAccaattgatttaaaataatggattgtaaagttttttttttctctttcaataaaatcaatatacGTGGTGTCTAATCTCTCCAGTATGCTTAacattttccttctcttttttcttaaaagaaTAGAttggaaacaaaaataaaataataaaaacggAAATCATGAAACCGTTACCCCAATAATTTCTTCAAAAAGTAGAATTCAGAGTTTCTCAAAATGAATTTTAGAGAATTAAAATCTCAAATATTGAACTACCCTAAGGGACTTACGTTTTGGCCCGAGGGAGCATAAAACCTAAGAGTCCCACGCTTTGGCCCGATAGAGCATAAAAGTAGAATTTAGAGTCTCTCAAAATGAATTTTAGAGAATTAAAATCTCAAATATTGATCTTCAAAGTAGGAGAGTGCAAACTTCGATGAAAGTTCGGTTAACTGACTGAACCAAAGAATTTCGCCTAACCGTTTTTTAACCGAAatacttcggttcggttaatggttagatgttttgtaaaattttgattaatgattaattcGTTTCAAAACTATCGGTTaaccaaaattatatataaaatgtaaaatcCCTAAAACTAAAATGAAATCCCTATGGACTAAGgatgtttggactttggattTTGAATTGaagttatgaatttattattataggaagttatggatttttattattaaaagtgtTGAAGTAATCAactttattattgatttattctAGGTATTATTTTAAGTGtttaaaaatttagttaaaaaatttcggttaatctGACTGAATgatcaaaaaaatttcaatttggttAATTCGGTAATACAAAGTTCGATTTGATTAATggttaaaactttaaaaattttagttaaaatggtTCGATTAGccgaatgcacacccctatttaaaaaaatatgaggTCATTTAGGTTAAATCTCTAACCCAAAGGGCCCCACGTCCGAGTCCTACAGAGCACGTGGAAAGAGGTAAATTGCACAAGGAATGTACCTACTTTGGGCATAATCTCTATACTATACCACTGCTAAATTTCAAATCTTAGTCTCTTCTCTCAAATACTGTCTACTAAGTTAAACCCCTGCAAGCTAGTTTTCGTTTTTGtcattatttattgtttactccaaaatatttatttataaaaaaaaaaaggcttagAGGAAAAAAGAGGAGTAAAAGCCCATCCCCCACCTCACCTCACTTCACCCCACACCTACCACCCTATACCCAACCTAAGAAGTCCTTATTCCGATGTTGAAACATCTTTGAGTCTCCTGTGTTCTGTTCTTTTCATTTGCTCACTGTTAGACTAGTTAATCTATGGTACTGCATTGTTTGAAATGTAAATAAGGGGCCAGGAGTGAAAGTCACAAGTCAAGCAAAGCAAAGCCTTTAAGAAGAAAACAAACTAGTACCAACTACTTCTCTCAAGAACCCCCCCTCCCCTCCCTTCTTCCTCCatactttttcttcttctcccttcTCCCCTCTTCTCTGCCCACTTCTTGAGAAGAACAGAAAAGATGCCCAGACCCGGTCCAAGACCCTATGAGTGTGTGAGGAGAGCTTGGCACAGTGATAGACATCAGCCCATGAGGGGTTCTCTAATTCAAGAAATTTTCAGGTAAACTTTTGCCCCTttccctcccccccccccccccccccaaaaaaaaagtctttttttttttaatgctttcTTGCTGtcttggaaaataaaaataggatTGTGAATGAGAGTCATAGCTCTGCAACCAAGAAGAACAAGGAGTGGCAAGAGAAGCTCCCTATTGTTGTGTTGAAGGCTGAGGAAATTATGTACTTCAAAGCTAATTCTGAGGTATATTTGCCCAATGGATTTTGACcaagttttgttttttatttttgggttttcCTTTACCCAGTTTTGCAAtatgtgttgtttgtttggttaggCTGAGTACATAGATCTCAAAACTCTTTGGGATAGAGTTAATGATGCCATTGACACTATAATCAAAAGAGATGAGAGCACTGAGACTGGAGAGCTTTTACAGCCTTGTATTGAAGGTACCCCTCACCCCCATTTTGGTTTTTgtccttttgaaaatttgattCTTGACTTATAATGTGTTTTGTGTTCCATTTTGAAATGTTTTCATGGTTCTCCTGTGACATTTGACTATCTGTCGCCTCTCTGCTGATATTCTGAGTTGATTCCCAGAATGTTTCAAAAGTCTTTAAATTTTGACACTTTCCCTGTATATTACTGCTTTTTAATTTGCTTGAGGAGTTGTGAATTTCTCAATTCATTTCAAATTGGTAGTGTGAGGGGTTTAGAattgtgaattttgatttttgtgtgCTTTCTTGTTTGCACCAACTTTTAGCTGCTTTGCACTTGGGCTGCACTCCAAGAAGAACATCGAGGAGCCAACGAAACAATTCCACGGTGTGTTACCTCGGTTCTAGGGAGCCCGAGGCTCCCTCGAGTTCTCCTATTAGCTTACGTGACAAAATTCATGGAAAGCCTAATGGTTATAGTCCATTTGTGCCCACGGATGTTAGGTTTATGACTACCCCGAATGCCATGAACCCCGCTGCTTTCCACTCCTTTGAAACTGACACGAGTAGAGTTCGAAATCATACTAGTAGTAGTGACAAGAGATTTCCTTTCTTACCGGGATGTGTTAGCCAAAGATTGCCTACTTCCCCGAATTCCCATTCTGTTTATCCGTTGTATTTTGGCTCCGAGTTTCACCTTGCAGACGACTCCAGGTGTGACAACAAGAGCCTTCTCGGCCCTCATCAGGTGAAGGATGATGATGCGAGGTGTATTTGGAAAAACGCTTCGTTGCAGAGCTTGGGGGATGCTTGTCACGCTCCTCCAAGAGTTAACCCTCTTGCAGATCCCACACGTGCTCCCGTGAACCAAACGGGAACCGAGTGTGACTTATCCTTGCGGTTGGGGCCCGTAGGGGTTCCATGCACAAGTGGTGTGAACACTTTGTTGCAGCAAGAAAAGCATAATGGTGATCCTGGCATGTCTCGAGATGGAACCAAATTGGGCTATCCGCCCCCACATGTCGACGCAAGCTTCTCCTTCGTTCTGAACAATGGCGGTGTCAATGATCAGTTGGCTCCCGCTTCAAGAAAGGCGAGCTCTCAACCCCAACCCCAACCCCAAGATCCACACCTAGAGGCAATGTTGAAGAAGCAGAAGGTCGTAAGCCATCTCTATGAGGATAGGCAATTTTGTTACCCCCTGAAGCTACCCTTTAACCACTTCGTTGGCAAGATGAGGAATTCTCGTCCCTAAATTAACATTAGCCTTTCATGCTTTAGGCGGGATCCCTCCTAACACTTGAGAAATAGCAGCGGAAGATGATATGCATCTTGTAACCTCTTATCgttttggttttttattttttcttttttctcgaTGAGTAGTTAACATTACATGGTGCAAATCAAGAAGTTGATGTGTATATATTGAACCAGCTCTGAGCTCATGTTGAAGGGAAGTTTTAGTCTTTTAGATATTTTGTTAATGCTGGAATGACAGTAAAACTTGGATAATCTAGTACCActtgatatggtctaggaaacTTCATATAATGTCCCTAATCATTGTTGGCATGAAAGAAGTGTTAGTGGGCTTCCACTATTTATGTGCACAGAATTGAAGGTCCTACCATGCCTAGATTCTTTTGGGAACACTCAATACTATACACAGCATCTCACACAACTGAAATTAGTAGCATCTATCATATATGCCCTTCATATAACTGTtgagaaagttttttttttttttttgaaagagctGTTGAGAAAGTTTAAGATTAAATTAAAGTGAAAAAGTGTTGCTAGGTTAAGGATTCAAACTTAATTATGAtcaaatctttgtttttttgtaGATAAAAATATCTAAGTATTTATATAACAATGAGTCAAGTCAATCATTCTGGGATAGAACTGATATatgataaaaaacaaaaagcaggTTCTGTTCATCCTCTTGCTAGGGTTCTTTTTAgatattataattatcaatcCAAGCATATATACATCAACCTTTACCATGAATTTCACTACAAAAATCTTATACAGTTACAAATGTTTTCAAACAAACGGATTAACACCCTAGCCTTCCCATGGAGAAGCACAGCTCACATTTTAGCACTGTTGCAAAAAATCCCttgcctaggccgcctaggtgctaggcgcccctagaccGAGGTGAATTGTTCTTTAGGTGTTTGCCTAGGTGGCTGACAGCCTAGCACCTAGTTAATTCGAGCAAGtcgaccttgttaattttttcattaatttattattttttaaatttatatatatatatatatgacatacacccacacacatgtattattgttttgtttttataggtcgccgcccaGGTACTTACCTAGGCCctgcctagaccgcttaggcgctaggcgctagtctaccgcccgactagcgcctagcgcttaCTGCAACCATGCATTTTAGACTCCTGTTAGCACCCTCATCTTATGAAATCAGTTCTTTCTTAGAACCGGGTAGCCAGCCCTTTCTTGCCACGCATCGGTCTCTAATGATCTTCTGTTGGATCATATCACTACAGGCCTTCCCATGGAGAAGCCGAATGTTTGCAGCAGCTCACACTTTAGACTCTTATCAGCACCTTCATCTTATGAACTCGGTTCTTTCTTAGCACCAAGTAGCCATTTCCTACTACGGATCAATCTCTAATGATCTTCTGCAAAACTGATGTGAGATCGTCCTTTTTAAATCTTAACACAGTAAAGAAAAGATGCTATAATAAATGCAGTCccaactttaattaatttaaccgGTCCTTGCAGACAAGTGTGTTAACCAAGCATATGTATGTAAGAAGCACAGAAGGGTAAATGGCACAATGAAAGAGTTGTAAGGAAGACTGAGGAGGCATTAAAGAGTTCAGAGTTGTGTTAAGTGATATAAGGCAATGGAATGGTCCCAAAATTTGAGCAGATAATAATTGTGGTAGTTATGAATGTGGGGAAGGAAATTTGGATAGGGGTTAGTTTGTGAGGCCTGAGGGGGGGGCACAGGGCCTGGTTATTGCCAAGTGAGGGAACAGGGAAGAAGTGTCTTCACAAAGTGTGATAACTCAATAGGGTGAGTGGGGCACCCCCCCCAAGATACCAGTTTTGGATACCAAAGTTTATTTGAGTGCTGGAAATGATATGATGTTGTATTGAGCACTCTCTGACTTTAATTTTCCCACCTTGCATGAGTGGTTGCCATGGCTTTTTTGCAGgctttgggggggggggggtagggGTACCCATACCCCTACCCCTACCCCCCATCTGCTCAACTCTTCAGTCCATCAGACAATATCTGAATCCTGAAGACACAAATCTGACATCCTTGATTTAGTGCTTCTGCAGTTCTgcacttattttaaattttctcaaCTTCCCACCAAAACCCAACACCACCCCCTATTATCAACACTCCCAAGAATTTTTTGGGTGTGTGGATTTAACATTCTATCAATGATTCCTATGaagtaagaattcaaattatattatttgataggaaataatataattattgaaaaaggGAAGGAAAGAAGAGATATAATAATCATTAAGGGCAAATAtgtcatttctattcctttttccttcactTTGTatggttgaattgcaattcatagggtagggctatgaattgcaattcaatgaattgaggaaattacaattccctccaaacAAACAGTGTAGTTTCTCCTATCACTGAATTACATTGGCATTGAATTCCAATTTATGCAAACCAAACACCACTAATTCTTATGGACCAACTTTAATAGTAGAGTTGTTTCTCTGCCCTACTTGGTAATTCATATAATGTTTCTTGCAAATGTTGTTTGTGTTCCAATTGAAGTTCTGGCTGGCATGGAATTCACAATCACATTCTGCAATATCGACAAGGACAATTTATTGATACTCACTAGATAATTGTTGTATTGAATTGAATGTTCTCTATTATTACAAGCAATTGTCGGGCACCTTTTGCAATAACGACAAGGACTATATATTGATACTCACTAGATAGTTGTTGTGTTGAATTGAATGTTCTCTATTATTACAAAAACGACTGTCGAGGGCTGCAAGGGTTGTGAGACTATCGTTTAATACTTCTTGACGTGACTTGACTAATTCATGGATACTATATTTTGGAATTTCTTCGATTGGTTGAGATATGCTGCGAAGAATTGACAATTAGTAGTGGGAAACAAGCTTTTTAAATCACACATTGTTTGTCTTTTTGCATGGACAAGTACGTTTTGGGGTGGACTTGGTCCAACCCAATGATATGGTGGTGAAGATAGTGGCTCTAAAGCTTGAGCTCATCACCAGGCTGCTTCAATGAGCACCCTTGGTCGATAATATTATTACCCCAACCGTTAAGTTTGCAGGTAAATGTTAAGTCAATTTAATACTAGAATTTCTACCACTGGCATCCTCAAGTAAGATggtatatataaatagataCAAACATATATTCACATATACTAAAGTACATGTaactatatatatcttgtatcaCTGATTCCTACTCAAGTAGGAAGAGTTAGGTTTCATTTGACTCCGGTATCATATCAGGTTCAAGGTTATGAATTAAGCAacgagtattaaaataattcttgaTTAGTTAAACCCCAATATAACTATCTGGTGGTAATAATGTTATCGGGATAGTAATTATCAGTACAATGAGCAAAGAGAAACAGACAAGTAGTATGGCTGATAGTTCTGAGTACAACACGCGTGCAGCGTCCCGGCCGGTGTCCCTCTTACCCTGCGGAGCAGCCTTACCCCTCATGCGTGCCACTTTGGTTTTGCCCTACCTTGGACTCATAAGGGGATCGGAACGGCAATAACTCCCGACTAGTTGTGCCCTTCGAATCGCATCGCTCCCCTTCATAGTCAAGTCCAAGACTAGAGACAAGCTCTCCAAACTTAACCGGGTTAGCATTCTTAACTCATCCAGACCTTAGCATCTAAGGTAGAACAACCCTTAATGTTATTGTCGTCCCCTACCCATATAGGGGGCTAACCAGTTGACACGTTCATTCATTGGGTCTAACACGATCACGTAAAATAGGGCGTGACAATTATCTCATTAAGGAGTAGTTACTGAGAGCCAACACACTTATATAAAGGAGAGTGCCGCAATTATTAGAAGACCATTATACTTATAGTATAAGTGTTATGTTTTGTAGCTATTGACCAGTATAAAAGCCATACCCCTATGATAGGTGGGGGACACACAGACAAACTTGTAATCAGAACTATCAGCCATACTATTTGTTTGTTTCTCATTGTTCATTGTACTGACTACCCTggtaacattattaccgtcGCTATCGAATACCGTAAATCAAGCTACCCAAAAAATGCAATGTAGCTCTATAGCATAGGACATGACAACACTTGTTGAATGAACAATAATTGATTCAATGTGGGAAATTAATCAACATTTGAAGACAAAAATTGATACTTCTTCATTCGTACAAGCAGCATTACATTATGAATTACAAACAGACTAAAGATATGCCATGTCCTGCATACATATGCAGCTGGAAACTGTGATTCTAATGTAGTAATGCATGGTTTGTTCATggtacacacatacatacatgtatcaTAGGTAGAATGATACTATATGCTCTAGTTAGCAGTTTAGCACTATCGTTATGGACagaagaaatggaatatatttgaagaaaatgtttGATATGTTGTGTGATGGTGATTAGGGTGCTTACATGTAGGACCCAATACAACAATTTGTAAGACAAGAGATGTGATCCCACCATCCATTGTTTTCATCAAAGCTTGGGTCCTTTTCTCTCCTTCACACTAACACATTTATTTTGTGAACAATTCTAGCAGTCCTCCATTTGAAGGTGTACTTgtacaattttcttttcttttcttttttttttttttttaaaaggaaaatgaaaggTTTACTCCTTAAGGTATATTGATATAGATGCACTCCTTAAGGTATATTGATATAGATGCACACGCATATTTTACAAACAAATGCACA
This region of Ipomoea triloba cultivar NCNSP0323 chromosome 15, ASM357664v1 genomic DNA includes:
- the LOC116006104 gene encoding uncharacterized protein LOC116006104, whose product is MPRPGPRPYECVRRAWHSDRHQPMRGSLIQEIFRIVNESHSSATKKNKEWQEKLPIVVLKAEEIMYFKANSEAEYIDLKTLWDRVNDAIDTIIKRDESTETGELLQPCIEAALHLGCTPRRTSRSQRNNSTVCYLGSREPEAPSSSPISLRDKIHGKPNGYSPFVPTDVRFMTTPNAMNPAAFHSFETDTSRVRNHTSSSDKRFPFLPGCVSQRLPTSPNSHSVYPLYFGSEFHLADDSRCDNKSLLGPHQVKDDDARCIWKNASLQSLGDACHAPPRVNPLADPTRAPVNQTGTECDLSLRLGPVGVPCTSGVNTLLQQEKHNGDPGMSRDGTKLGYPPPHVDASFSFVLNNGGVNDQLAPASRKASSQPQPQPQDPHLEAMLKKQKVVSHLYEDRQFCYPLKLPFNHFVGKMRNSRP